aaagacatctgcagagtgaaacagatgaaagagcagggggagttaacagataattagagtagttataattaaaattaaaataagttctctctcaaatcaaacaccccaagatatgagtggacAGCTTAACCACGTCATGtgtaaacaacaaatattaccgGGACCAAAACttgcaaatgaacatttaatatcaagtaattcacattatagacactatcactgactatccctgtaacaaactggccacagTTTCACATACCGACAATACACGGttcagccatatactaggttttgacgTAGTCTTGTTGAACTGCAACCAAATTTAGATTTTGCAATCCTGCAAAATGTAATGACATTTCACCTATAGATGGCACTACAGGAACATGATACATTTAAGTGGCCATATGCCAATGTCCATGAGTCAGAATCTTGACATTTTGCACAATTCATCCTTGTAAAGAGCCCTAATATTCCCCGGCAGGATTTAGGTATTTCCGTCAGTCACTCTCAAAGGGTACAAATCTTCCTTACTTGCATAttacttatttttctcttgtgtCACCTGTAACAGGCAACTCCATGGTGTTCAAACCCTCACCGGTGACGCCTGTGACAGCAGTCATGTTGGCAGAGATCTATGCTGAGGCCGGAGCTCCAGAAGGGCTGTTCAACGTGGTGCAGGGCGGCCAGGAGACTGGCAGCTTACTCTGCCACCACTCTGATGTCGCTAAGGTGTCTTTCACTGGCAGTGTCCCCACAGGCAAGAAGGTCAGTGTTAATGTATACATTACAACTTTAAATTCTACACACCCTGTCCACTTTTAAGGTTTTTATTAgtataagacataaaaaaaacctgattgGGGATTGTAACAGTAAAGACTTAGGATTTGTATCATTTAAAGATGTTCATGATGGCACCACATGAGGTCTGTTAAAGTCTGTCTTTTCATTCGTAACCTGCGATGTGACCAGAATAACCAATGGATATTCTTCCATATAACTTTGACCCACAGATTATGGAGATGGCATCCAAAGGGGTGAAGCCTGTGACTTTGGAGCTTGGGGGAAAATCTCCTCTGCTCATCTTTCAGGACAGTGATCTGGAGAACGCTGTGAGGGGAGCTCTCATGGCCAATTTCCTTTCTCAAGGCCAGGTAGCATGTCCTGCtttgcatgttttgtattttcatatgcTGTTACATTGTAGCGTCTTCATGCACCAAGTCACTTTTCACTTTGTGACTCAAAGGACGTTCATTGACTCAATATGCAACAacttgtgaaaatgaaaaataaatgaagccAGCTTGTTTTCGATCCTCACATGGAACCGTATTAAATTGGTGATTTTAATCTGTGCTTGTTAAATGTATCACAGGTCTGTAGCAACGGTACAAGGGTCTTTGTTCAGAGGGATATTCTGCCTGAATTTGTGGACGAGGTGGTGAAGAGGACCCAGGCGATTGAGATTGGAGACCCACTGTTAGAGAGCACCAGAATGGGAGCGCTGGTCAACCGGCCACATCTAGACAAAGTCCTAGCCTTTGTGGATCAGGCAAAGAAGGAGGTATGAATGATCAGAGTAATTAATTTTGCTAGAATGACAATAAACTTGTGTGCAGCAACTATAAAATttagacttttctgtttctAGGGAGCTACAGTGTTGTGTGGAGGTGAAGCTTTTGTTCCGTCAGACCCCAAACTCAGAGGTGGATACTACATGACTCCATGTGTTTTAGGTAAGTCTTCAATACATTTTCCTTGAAGAAAATATACAACTTCTTAACTTTTTGTTAAGATGTTGTGCATTATTTTTACATCTTGTCCAATTCCAGATGCAACACCACAAAGTGTCACACTGTTGTATCCACATTCTCATCCTTTCCGTTTACCCTCTCGTAGCTAACTGCACAGACGAGATGACCTGCGTGAAGGAGGAGATCTTTGGTCCCGTCATGTCTGTGTTGTCCTttgaaacagaagaggaggTGCTGCAGAGAGCCAATGACACCACCATGGGACTAGCTGCAGGGATTTTCACCAGGTAGGTTTGTTCTGAGAAGACTATGGCAACCTTACCATGAGAAACACGAGGAGACTTTCTGGAATAATCTAGATTAGGAACCACAGCAACGACCTGAAGTTGACGCAAAGTTTAATATatgaaaaattcaaattaatcGGTTAGTAAAGCAACAGGCACGAGGCCAGCAGCACCACACAGCGCCATCATTCTGACTATTGCAGTATTATTCTCAGTATGTCTGTAATTTATTGCTCTAGAtgaatgattttcttttgatgTCAATCTTTGTCTCTGTAGGGATGTGAGGCGAGCTCATCGTGTGGTTGAACACCTCAAAGCTGGTTCCTGTTTCATCAACAACTACAACATCACCCCTGTGGAGGTGCCGTTTGGAGGCTTCAAAATGTCAGGTACAGTCTGATCATTTGCAGGAAACTCTGGGGCCAAATGTAACTGATAGTGCTTctattaaaatcattttaatctgTTTAAAGCACTAAAGGGTTTTTTACATCATCAGGACAGACTGTAGGGCAGTATCTCCTCGTAATTCTGTAATCTATTCCACTGATGAAATTGTCCTGGCAACAAACTTTATCAATTTTGTTTCCAAACAAGGTTAGAATAAGTAAGTTATTTGAATGACCAAATAAAATTGCAAGTGTGTATCACAAACCACTGATCTGAGCGGACTACCTTGTTTAAAATAGCCAGTAGAAGCAAGTGGAAGAATAAGCAAACTTCTAATCTTAACATTTAGGCATAGGGCGTGAGAACGGCCAGGTGACCATTGAGTACTACTCCCAGCTGAAGACGGTGTTTGTGGAGATGGGAGATGTGGACAGCCTGTTCTAGGAAACAAAGATCTAGAGGAAGATGGAGCTGTTACACTAACCAGAGACTGAAACAGATGATCTGGACCAGGACAACTATTGCATCACTCAGGGAATGTCCATCAAACGTTTGTGATCAGAGTGATCAGAAGTTCTGGTGAGTCTTGATCAAAGGAGTTGAAGGAGTCCGTCTGTAAAATGAGCCATGATGTATTTCTGTACTTGGTGAATTTGAGGTAAATGGATATTTTGGAAACTAAGCAGAACAGTGAACATGTAACATTTGAACCTGGAGACGTTTGAATTAATAACATTGTCACCTGAGCCAAATGGTTCAAATTAAAGAAagttttttggtatttttgaaCCTTGATTGATTTCAGCTGCTGCAGCGTAGATATGAGTCGCATATTGTACATGATTTGCACTGTATGCCTTATTgcttaatgttttctttattacatgtgcagaaaaatacattttttacagtgttgtacaaaaaaatcaaatatgtttACAAGTTAAGCTTTATTTCTTGAACAATACACAgcaatgtatttttataaacaaacaatactaAATAATGAAGCACTTTTGAACCAATTTAATTAATCTAGATTGTACACTTACTGTACGCTTTTcatataatgtttaaattagAACTGTAGCAATAACATCCTGCCTTGTGGGTAGCGAGTTATTTAGATAAGGAAATTGTCTAACACACTTGCTGCTCTAATAAATTGTAACATAACATTAAACAATGTTTAATAATGCAATAAAATGAAGCTATAGTTTACATTGCTGACGGAgcaactttgtgttttgttgtgactAAATTCTTCTCTTCCTTGCCTGTTTTTTGGCAGTTGCCTTTCTctaagacagacaaaaaaatgttattagaTAATCACGTGTCCAGTTTGCATAACACCCTATTACAACTCATGAGAATCTCTAATATcctgtgatttttaaaaaaaaaaaaattttatgTACCCTTAAGTACAACTGTACCTTTGCCAAAGGTCTGGTGGGTTTCTTGAACTGTGCAGACTCTGCTTAAAGGAAAGTCAACAATCAAAAATACACATCAtgatacattttacagttttgtaGCAGCAGTAACAGCACATTAACTTACCGTCCTCAGAAGGTAGATCATCTTCATCATATACTCTCTTGCAAGGATGCTGTAACCAGGTGTTTACAGACAATCATAATGTAACCTCTATTACATTAAAGAactgagaagaagaaagatggaATGTTGTGCTAACTACTTAAAATAATCCGACCTCTGGACCCACCTTgaccatttctctctctggagGACTTCTGTGAGAAACCTGCTTGGTCTCCCTCAAGTGGTTCCCTTCCTGAAGCTTATTCAGACGGCCTTGCTCGGCCGACACGCGCACTCGCAGGGTGTGGAAGGCAGTGTGGACCTCACCCACCTTGAAGTTAACAGCCGTGCCCTCAAACCACAGGCTGTCACATTCCCCTTCTTTGAAGCCTGGTGGTTCGTAGTCAGCAGGGGTGACTTTGAAAAGAGAGCAGGGGATGTTTTCAATATATTTAACCCCAAAAAATTAAACTGCATGCTTATGGTAGTGTGTCTTACCGTCATCATAGTAGTAGAGCTTCATGGTGAGGTAGACGTTGTTGGGAAGGATGTCCAAGTTCTGCATAAGCAGGAAGAGTTTCCTGATGAGCAGCACAGAGGCTCTCTTGGTGTCCTCCAGTGTGACCTGCATCTCCACACCATCGTTCCTGTGGTTTCATGGAGGTGATATCACCATCAATTCAGTCGCCTGTGGAGGCtttaactatatgatgaatgcaaatataaaatgtcCTTACAAACCTGAGTACATCCATCTCTGGCCCCTTCTCAGtgtatttgaatttgaactGGTAGGACTCAATAATGCactgcaaaaagagaaaaagtatcCAAAGTGTTTCTTAATGTTGATCAGACCACACACTGGAATTATTATTTGACATAATATGgcaatgtgtgttttaatatttaaagagaGAACTTACATTAGGCTCTTCTGGATTGGTGTACACCTAGATTGCAATAACATATGCAGTCATTATGGGCAACTTTTTTGCTGTGTGTAAGCGATGTGTTAACTATAAATGTTGCTGTGCTGACTTGATTTACTCACCCCAATGAACACAATCTGGAGCTGTTAAGAGGACATCAAATAATAGTAAAAGTAGAAACAGCACTGATTACAAACCAGAGTAAATACTATAAATTCAAAGTAATCAAAAATGCACCAACTTACATATTGCTTCTGTAATGCATCAAAGCAGCCCATCATCCTGGACAAAACGAGGTTGAGCAGGATGAAATCAAGGTAGGAAATTACCTTCAGTGGCTAAAAGTTGATATTACTTcagattttccatttttaaaatgagtctggTCTGGTTTCTGGGGTTGAGCCAGCTGCTGTGGTATTATGTCAATGTCATCATATCCTGACAGCTgtatattcagttttaagcagGAATATTACAATTACCATTTCACTATTTTGCTGGCACCAGGGGTGTTGCAGTCCTCACGCAAAACTTTGATGCACAAATCTGgtgaaatggaaaacaaatgacaataaaaacaggatttataGATAACAATGTTTTTCCTTAGTCTTCAAGGAAGTATGAGACTTTTCAAGGAGTTTATTGAGTGTTATGACGTTTTCCAAAACGTGTTATTGCCATGAAAAAGGAAACAGCTGAAAGTCACTGCCTATTGTAATTAATGTTATGTTATTCCTGTGATGAGGCCTTTATGTGAAGTTCACCGCTTTCTCTAAACTTATAGGCTGCCGTAATTTTCCCTGCTTGACTAAAATTCCCATGATAGCccaaaaatgtaatgtacatgACTATTTGTGGTAAATTGTTTTTCACCTTCCAGATATCTGGATCGGTAGGCATCCTCCGGGAAAATCCCTCTGAGGTAGGTGATGGAGGAGACGGCCACAGCCATCATCCTCTTGACGAAGACCAGGGACTCTTGCTCGGTTTTTAGGTCGCTCATAAACAACCCTGTCCActtaaaagtttaaaacaaataaagaaagacGTTGtttaagaggaaaaacaacTTAGTTTAGCTCAGTTTGACTTGTACGTCGAAGGCCACTTGATGGCGCAGTTGACTTTAAGTGTATCTAAGAGCAGACGTGGAAAAAATGAGGCTCAACAGTGACTCTACTGTAAATCAAACTGCTAAACATATAATTATAAGTTTCTGGTGTTTTTCAAACCTCAGCAGTTGCCTCCTTGTTCTTCCTGATGCACATCTTCCTAGCCgccattttctccttttctgttcAAGGAGCTAACGGTTTGATTTAATCCAGCTAATAACGTGAATACACACGAACATTCAACCTGAGCTAATACCAGCAAGCACTCTAATAATACTGATAGCACGTTTACTGCTAAAATATTCTAGACATATGTTGGTCAATGTGGTCTAACAAGTTTGTTTCAAGTCAAAACAGGTTCAGCTAAAGTAAGTGAAACAAGGAAGTAACTACTTATAAGTGAGGGTCCAGAGACAGCTAGCTAGATGTAATGTCAGCCTTTCCCGCCAAAATGTGCCCTCACTGGGACAGTAAGTACAGTAACATTACACAATGAAGACACCATCACACTTTATTATCAGAGCATTTGTCCAATTTAACTTGTATGACATTAGTGAACGGAGAGATGTAAGGACACTAAGTAGTAGGCCTTTACATAAAGTAAGCATTGAGCTAAATGATACAATTTTACTTTTCATCTCAcaataacatcttttttttcacctAATCAACAAAAATGTGGCTTTCCACATTCAGCATCATGAACAggtttctatttttcttatattttctaGTTACAGTCTATTTATATTACTTATGATCCCTTTCACCTTTGTGTTAGTTGTATAATTAAGGTGCGGGTGTTTATTACAGTGAAATACAATAACAGGAATGGCCACTAGCGACATACCCAACAAGAGGTACTTATCAGTTGGCAGCAAAAATACActggtgtaattaataacattgaTGATGACTGTAGTGAGCCAGCATGTACAATACAGGGCCCTGACACTGAAGCAACTAAACAGAACCAAGTCATGATTAAAATTAACTATACCCTTGGTTTTAATCCTATGAAAAGTGAAGATGTCTGCTGTGAGGTTTTATGTCTATtgaaagaataaattaaagGCCCTGTCAACTCACGcagatgtttttcagtttagCTAATTAAGACCTCATCTCAGTTAAATGCTGCATGGAGCTACACAGAAGTCATGTAACtacataatatttaaaaatgaccaaactaAGTGGTCACTCTGTCCGGATACAACAAAACTAAATGGAAAGTGAGGGAGACATCAATAAATCTAGTCTCTAGACACCCCTATAATCATGACAAGTCTAATGAgccaaattaattaaaaacacctgTGTAGGTGACAGAAGATTTGGCAGACTAGCTTGTAGTAACTAAATAGGGAAATCATCTTTAGCTTGAACTTTATACAATACTTATGGTCTTGTACGTGGGTGTGATTCAGCACTGTGAAAAAGCCTCCAACTCTTTTTAGATACTTGACATTTTAGTTTATCCTCCCCCACTATTTTTTGACTATGTGCAATAATTGTTCACTAACATTTGtgagaaatataaagaaatcaTAGCATTCCCTTCTAATGCTTTGTAATTGTAAAGTAATTGAGGTTTTATGTGAACACAAACAACCCAATGGGTACCTCACTTCATTGATCCAACACCATAAAAACAATATGTACACCCCAAAATCTCACCTGGGATATCTGAAATAAATATGTTCCTTTAGTAGAGTGTTATACACTGTATTCTTTATTTAGATGAAACATAtgttcactgtttaaaaaaaagtacaaaaagaaatacaatatgatGAGGAGAGGTGTTTGTGGTTTCTTTCCAATAAAATGCTTGTAAGGTCCTTTGCATCTAACAATAGGAATGACTCGATGAACAAACAGATATTTAGctcagtcagacagtcaaaaTAGCATACAACATAATTACACAATTATATACTTTGGTCATAAGTGCACTACTCACCCTACAGACAATAGCACACACAGCATGTTGACTACAAAAACTGCCTCCTCACCACTCCTCCACAGGCACAGCGGCTGAGTTCAAATATTGTTCTCTACAAATGTTATCTCTATATGAAATCTCCTACAGCAGGCAGCAGATTCTGGCCTTGGACTTATTACTGCTTGGAGAAGAAGTCTTTACTCTTCTGGACGTCAGGTTTGATGGTGTCACTTCCTGGTTTCCAGCCGGCTGGGCAGACTGAAAAGATAAGCCCATAATGAGTCCTGGCTCAGTAGATCAAACAGTGAAGACGTGCCAATATGATGcacatatacagtgtatagCCTCAACTGCTTTAGTCTTTAAGCAgggaaatgtatttaaatgttgcaAAATGTAAAGTTTCTTCAGACCATGTAATTTCTCTCCTATGCTGTGAGTCTACAGTCATTTCTCAACTTGTTGTAAAGTTAATGTGAACCTCAGCACTGATTAGAGTGCTGAGGTTCAACATTTATGGTCTTTGCTCTCTCTGATTTACATAGCACAAATTATGTCAAAACAGCCAATGGCAATTTTGTTACTAAATAATTGAATGTGGTTAGGAGTAAACAGGTTAGTATCATTGTTATAAATATAAGCATCTGTGTTGGCGAGCAAGATAAGGAGTTCAAATTACAAAAATCATATTAAAGAACATTTCAAGCAATCATATTGGCATAAAAGTTCAATAAACACAGATTACATGCAAAAGGACACATTATAATAGACTGTATTTCCAGTGTGTTACAGCAGTGAGTTACCTTCTCCGTGCTTGTCAGTGAACTGAAAGGCTTGGACCAGACGCAAGGTCTCCTCAACAGAGCGTCCAACTGGAAGGTCATTGATGGTGATCTGTCTCAGGATGCCCTTGTCGTCAATGATGAACAGACCCCTGAAATAAAGAGCAGTTGCTGAGTCTCGGAAGATTTAAGACTAGCCCCTTAAAGGAGCAGTAAGGCATGATGATGGCAGTAAAGTCCATGTTCTCAGCTCCACATGGGTAAACCCACCTGTAGGCGATGCCCTCGTCCTCCTTCAGGACACCATAATCTGTGGAGATGGTGCGCCGTATGTCAGATACCAGAGGGATCTTCATGGTACCCAGACCGCCCTGCTTACGTGGTGTGTTGCACCTTTGagaacacaaaaagaaaaaatgtgaggattttgcaagagtgaaggcacacaatCACTGTAGGTGTTTAAAACCTAAAGCCTTTTAACTACCATGCGAAATGGGAGAAGTGCGAGTCAACCGAGGCGGCGATGATCTCACAGCCAATCTTCCTGAACTCGTCGGCAGCATCACTGAAAGCGATGATCTCCGTTGGGCACACAAAGGTGAAGTCCAGTGGGTAGAAGAAAAAGACAACGTACTTTCCTGCAccacaaggggaaaaaaaaggttattgaGGTTGTCATGTGACAAAGCACCGATGGTAATTAAAGTCTAATTAATATTCTTGTCTTTAGTAGTGTAAATGGTGCCCATTCAATACATTGTGGCAtcacaaagcagtgaatcacagTCCAGAGGAGAGCGGCATCAAAGCAAATCCTCCACCCAGCAGAGAATGAAGTACATGTTGAGGTATACCTCTGTAGTCTGACATCTT
This sequence is a window from Thunnus albacares chromosome 12, fThuAlb1.1, whole genome shotgun sequence. Protein-coding genes within it:
- the aldh9a1b gene encoding 4-trimethylaminobutyraldehyde dehydrogenase B, whose amino-acid sequence is MLQRLAVLLRRPAAAPLAAAAVRCVSSGSMHITAPLNFWAGERRTSKEKGNKENVYEPATGRVLCHLESCGAAEVDQAVKAAMSAFGHWSKMSGMERARVMIEAAHIIAKRREEIAEMEVVNNGKCITEARLDVDSARLCIEYYAGMASTLAGQHVQLPGGSFAYTRREPLGVCVGIGAWNYPFQIAAWKSAPALACGNSMVFKPSPVTPVTAVMLAEIYAEAGAPEGLFNVVQGGQETGSLLCHHSDVAKVSFTGSVPTGKKIMEMASKGVKPVTLELGGKSPLLIFQDSDLENAVRGALMANFLSQGQVCSNGTRVFVQRDILPEFVDEVVKRTQAIEIGDPLLESTRMGALVNRPHLDKVLAFVDQAKKEGATVLCGGEAFVPSDPKLRGGYYMTPCVLANCTDEMTCVKEEIFGPVMSVLSFETEEEVLQRANDTTMGLAAGIFTRDVRRAHRVVEHLKAGSCFINNYNITPVEVPFGGFKMSGIGRENGQVTIEYYSQLKTVFVEMGDVDSLF
- the zte38 gene encoding zebrafish testis-expressed 38 isoform X2; the protein is MAARKMCIRKNKEATAEWTGLFMSDLKTEQESLVFVKRMMAVAVSSITYLRGIFPEDAYRSRYLEDLCIKVLREDCNTPGASKIVKWMMGCFDALQKQYLQIVFIGVYTNPEEPNCIIESYQFKFKYTEKGPEMDVLRNDGVEMQVTLEDTKRASVLLIRKLFLLMQNLDILPNNVYLTMKLYYYDDVTPADYEPPGFKEGECDSLWFEGTAVNFKVGEVHTAFHTLRVRVSAEQGRLNKLQEGNHLRETKQVSHRSPPEREMVKSLHSSRNPPDLWQRERQLPKNRQGREEFSHNKTQSCSVSNVNYSFILLHY
- the zte38 gene encoding zebrafish testis-expressed 38 isoform X3, producing the protein MAARKMCIRKNKEATAEWTGLFMSDLKTEQESLVFVKRMMAVAVSSITYLRGIFPEDAYRSRYLEDLCIKVLREDCNTPGASKIVKWMMGCFDALQKQYLQIVFIGVYTNPEEPNCIIESYQFKFKYTEKGPEMDVLRNDGVEMQVTLEDTKRASVLLIRKLFLLMQNLDILPNNVYLTMKLYYYDDVTPADYEPPGFKEGECDSLWFEGTAVNFKVGEVHTAFHTLRVRVSAEQGRLNKLQEGNHLRETKQVSHRSPPEREMVKHPCKRVYDEDDLPSEDESAQFKKPTRPLAKRKATAKKQARKRRI
- the zte38 gene encoding zebrafish testis-expressed 38 isoform X1 yields the protein MAARKMCIRKNKEATAEWTGLFMSDLKTEQESLVFVKRMMAVAVSSITYLRGIFPEDAYRSRYLEDLCIKVLREDCNTPGASKIVKWMMGCFDALQKQYLQIVFIGVYTNPEEPNCIIESYQFKFKYTEKGPEMDVLRNDGVEMQVTLEDTKRASVLLIRKLFLLMQNLDILPNNVYLTMKLYYYDDVTPADYEPPGFKEGECDSLWFEGTAVNFKVGEVHTAFHTLRVRVSAEQGRLNKLQEGNHLRETKQVSHRSPPEREMVKHPCKRVYDEDDLPSEDESAQFKKPTRPLAKVQLYLRRKATAKKQARKRRI
- the zte38 gene encoding zebrafish testis-expressed 38 isoform X4, whose amino-acid sequence is MAARKMCIRKNKEATAEWTGLFMSDLKTEQESLVFVKRMMAVAVSSITYLRGIFPEDAYRSRYLEDLCIKVLREDCNTPGASKIVKWMMGCFDALQKQYLQIVFIGVYTNPEEPNCIIESYQFKFKYTEKGPEMDVLRNDGVEMQVTLEDTKRASVLLIRKLFLLMQNLDILPNNVYLTMKLYYYDDVTPADYEPPGFKEGECDSLWFEGTAVNFKVGEVHTAFHTLRVRVSAEQGRLNKLQEGNHLRETKQVSHRSPPEREMVKSLHSSRNPPDLWQRYSCT
- the prdx1 gene encoding peroxiredoxin-1 translates to MAAGNAQIGKLAPDFTAKAVMPDGQFKDIKMSDYRGKYVVFFFYPLDFTFVCPTEIIAFSDAADEFRKIGCEIIAASVDSHFSHFAWCNTPRKQGGLGTMKIPLVSDIRRTISTDYGVLKEDEGIAYRGLFIIDDKGILRQITINDLPVGRSVEETLRLVQAFQFTDKHGEVCPAGWKPGSDTIKPDVQKSKDFFSKQ